The following coding sequences lie in one Nitrospira lenta genomic window:
- the lhgO gene encoding L-2-hydroxyglutarate oxidase, which translates to MSSYDFLVIGGGVIGLSIARELKSRHADARIMLIEKESACGAHASGRNSGVLHAGFYYSPDSLKAKFTKLGNKRMTAYCEQKGIPLNRCGKLVVAKDAGDLPSLDELVKRGRANAIEIQELTEAEAKRIEPRVKTYQRALFSPRTSTVNPLHVVDAMQRDATQEGIEIRFGTAYISRTDQGVRTNSDTIAAGYVVNAAGLYADKIALDYGFSEKYRILPFKGLYLYSNEPPGAIRTNIYPVPDLRNPFLGVHFTITADGKAKIGPTAIPAFWRENYEGLSNFKLGEMMEVAGRGLGLLTNAQFDYRRLAVEEIAKYSRSKMVELASVLAEGVQESNYQKWGRPGIRAQLLDITKRKLEMDFVLEGDRRSMHVLNAVSPAFTCSLPFAAHVCDQIDQRLR; encoded by the coding sequence ATGAGTTCCTATGATTTCCTCGTGATCGGCGGCGGTGTCATTGGGTTGAGTATCGCCAGAGAACTCAAGTCCCGCCATGCCGATGCCCGCATCATGTTGATCGAGAAAGAATCCGCTTGCGGGGCCCACGCCAGTGGCCGCAACAGCGGCGTCCTCCACGCAGGATTTTACTACTCCCCCGATAGCCTGAAAGCGAAATTCACCAAGCTCGGGAACAAGCGGATGACCGCCTATTGCGAGCAGAAAGGCATTCCCCTCAATCGCTGCGGCAAGCTCGTCGTGGCCAAAGATGCCGGCGATCTTCCCTCCCTCGACGAGCTGGTGAAGCGCGGCCGAGCGAACGCGATTGAGATTCAGGAGCTGACCGAAGCAGAAGCCAAACGCATCGAGCCTCGCGTCAAAACCTACCAGCGCGCCCTGTTCTCACCCCGCACCTCGACCGTGAATCCCTTGCACGTCGTCGACGCCATGCAACGCGATGCCACCCAGGAGGGAATCGAGATACGATTCGGCACCGCCTACATCAGCCGAACCGATCAGGGAGTCCGGACCAACTCGGACACGATTGCCGCTGGCTATGTCGTCAATGCCGCGGGATTGTACGCGGACAAAATCGCGCTGGATTATGGCTTCTCTGAAAAGTATCGGATCCTGCCCTTCAAAGGGCTCTATCTCTATTCAAACGAGCCGCCGGGCGCGATCCGCACCAATATCTACCCGGTTCCTGATCTGAGGAATCCGTTTCTCGGGGTTCACTTCACCATCACCGCCGACGGAAAAGCGAAGATCGGCCCTACGGCCATTCCGGCCTTCTGGCGTGAAAATTACGAGGGCCTCAGTAATTTCAAGCTGGGTGAGATGATGGAGGTCGCGGGCCGCGGACTCGGGCTGCTGACCAACGCCCAATTCGACTACCGGCGTCTCGCCGTGGAAGAGATCGCCAAATATTCCCGCAGCAAAATGGTCGAACTCGCCTCGGTGCTCGCCGAAGGAGTACAGGAATCAAACTATCAGAAGTGGGGACGGCCCGGCATCAGGGCCCAATTACTGGATATTACCAAGCGCAAGCTCGAAATGGATTTTGTCCTGGAAGGAGACCGCCGCTCCATGCACGTCCTCAATGCCGTCTCACCGGCCTTTACCTGCTCACTACCCTTCGCCGCGCATGTGTGCGATCAGATCGACCAACGCCTGCGCTAA
- a CDS encoding SAM hydrolase/SAM-dependent halogenase family protein — MPPAPSLITLLTDFGTKDYFVASMKGVILTIHPDARIEDVSHHITPHRIDEAAYCLQACYRAFPEGTVHVVVVDPGVGSRRRPILVKTGRYYFVAPDNGVLTPVLNMEEDVEVREIENQQYRLPSPGATFHGRDVFAPAAAWLAKGAALSSFGRLVPDPVRTNWPQPQVTTRTIIGEIVYIDRFGNLISNISRAQIEAGMIGQPEIRVGAHRSETLVANYSEGQGDVLHAVINSNGMLELFLKEKSASERLQIGVGAVVELNG; from the coding sequence GTGCCTCCGGCCCCCTCGCTCATTACTCTCCTGACCGATTTCGGCACCAAAGATTATTTCGTCGCCAGCATGAAAGGGGTGATCCTGACGATCCACCCTGATGCCCGCATTGAAGATGTGTCCCATCACATCACTCCGCATCGAATCGACGAAGCCGCCTATTGTCTCCAGGCCTGCTACCGGGCGTTTCCCGAAGGCACCGTGCATGTCGTGGTGGTCGATCCCGGCGTCGGCAGCCGCCGCCGGCCGATTCTGGTCAAAACGGGCCGCTATTACTTCGTGGCGCCGGACAACGGTGTACTGACGCCGGTTTTGAATATGGAAGAAGACGTTGAGGTTCGGGAAATCGAAAATCAGCAGTACCGATTGCCGTCCCCCGGAGCGACCTTCCACGGCCGAGATGTGTTTGCCCCGGCGGCGGCCTGGCTGGCCAAAGGCGCGGCGCTGTCGTCGTTCGGCCGATTGGTTCCTGATCCGGTCAGAACGAACTGGCCTCAACCCCAGGTGACGACGCGAACGATTATTGGAGAGATTGTCTACATCGACCGTTTCGGGAATCTGATCTCGAACATTTCCCGCGCGCAGATTGAGGCCGGTATGATCGGCCAGCCGGAGATCCGGGTCGGAGCGCATCGCAGTGAAACCCTGGTCGCAAACTATAGCGAAGGGCAGGGTGATGTGCTGCATGCTGTGATCAACAGCAATGGGATGCTGGAGTTATTTCTCAAAGAAAAATCGGCCAGCGAGCGCTTACAGATTGGTGTTGGAGCCGTCGTCGAGCTGAATGGTTGA
- the greA gene encoding transcription elongation factor GreA — protein sequence MPTPITQKGFDALKAELDRLRKVERPKNIEAIAEARAHGDLSENAEYDAAKERQGFIAARMAELETKIAEARVVDTTGRTTDTAVFGATVLVIEQESQSKRQYTLVGQDEADMKFNRISVQSPVGRALIGKRVGDFVEVTTPAKVIEYEIVEIKFEEL from the coding sequence ATGCCGACACCCATTACCCAAAAAGGTTTTGACGCACTCAAGGCTGAACTCGATCGCTTGCGCAAGGTCGAACGGCCGAAGAATATCGAAGCGATTGCCGAAGCCCGCGCGCATGGCGATTTGAGCGAGAATGCCGAGTATGACGCGGCCAAGGAACGGCAGGGGTTTATCGCGGCGCGTATGGCCGAACTCGAAACCAAAATTGCCGAGGCCCGGGTGGTGGACACGACCGGCCGTACGACGGACACCGCGGTCTTCGGCGCGACGGTCCTGGTGATCGAGCAGGAATCGCAGTCGAAGCGGCAATACACGCTGGTCGGGCAAGACGAAGCCGACATGAAATTCAACCGAATCTCCGTGCAGTCGCCGGTCGGGCGCGCACTCATCGGCAAGCGGGTCGGTGATTTTGTTGAAGTGACGACACCGGCAAAGGTCATTGAATACGAAATCGTGGAGATCAAATTCGAGGAATTGTGA
- the carB gene encoding carbamoyl-phosphate synthase large subunit yields the protein MPKRTDIKSILLIGSGPIVIGQACEFDYSGTQACKALREEGFKVILINSNPATIMTDPELADRTYIEPITLEVVEKVIERERPDALLPTMGGQTALNATMGLVKRGVLEKYGVKLIGASAEAIHKAEDREAFKQAMERIGLKVPESGTAHTREEATKILEKVGFPAIIRPSFTMGGTGGNIAYNREEFEKLIDWALAMSPTSQVLIERSLIGWKEYELEVMRDLKDNVVIVCPIENLDPMGVHTGDSITVAPAMTLTDKEYQRMRNAALRIIREIGVDTGGSNIQFGLNPDNGEMIIIEMNPRVSRSSALASKATGFPIAKIAAKLAIGYTLDEISNDITGVTKASFEPTIDYVVVKIPRFAFQKFKGADPTLTTQMKSVGEVMSIGRTFKESLQKAIRSLELDLNGLASRVGIDRGIPAEFNRAEAVEKIRRTLKTPLPERLWYLADGIRLGLTNDELFAITKIDPWFLEQIRELIQFEQVLIGQVDSAAKVLSGDLLWEAKELGFSDDRIGQLLGVEGAVVRKARMGSGKSGKSAKPARAVTYKRVDTCAAEFEANTPYLYSTYGSECESRPSDRTKVVILGGGPNRIGQGIEFDYCCVHAAMALREEGVETIMVNCNPETVSTDYDTSDRLYFEPLTEEDVLNIIHREQPLGVVLQFGGQTPLKLALPLSRAGVKILGTSPEAIDRAEDRERFRDLLDKLGLRQAESGMARSVDEAVRIAGKITYPVMVRPSYVLGGRSMQIVYDETALLEYMRSAVKASPKHPVLIDKYLSDAIEIDADAISDGKTVVVAGIMEHIEEAGVHSGDSACSLPPYTLDKALVREIERQMTALALELGVVGLMNAQFAVKDQTVYVLEVNPRGSRTVPFVSKAIGVPLAKLAMKVMLGKSLQDLGFITAPQPTHLSVKEAVFPFNKFPGVDVLLGPEMKSTGEVMGIDGDFGWAFAKSQAGAGASLPQSGTAFISVKESDQLAAWDVAKRLRTLGFTLQATSGTASFLRDKGVEVETVNKVKEGRPHIVDHIKNGAVAVVVNTVRTASAHTDSLSIRREALQRGVPYYTTMRGALAAVMGIEALAKKELSIRSLQEYHRPQA from the coding sequence ATGCCGAAACGCACTGATATTAAGTCCATTCTGTTAATTGGGTCCGGGCCGATTGTGATCGGCCAGGCTTGTGAGTTTGACTATTCCGGCACGCAAGCCTGCAAAGCGTTGCGGGAAGAGGGGTTCAAGGTCATCCTCATCAACAGCAACCCGGCGACGATTATGACCGATCCCGAGCTGGCCGACCGCACGTATATCGAGCCGATTACGCTAGAGGTTGTCGAGAAAGTGATTGAACGTGAGCGCCCCGATGCACTCCTGCCGACGATGGGTGGGCAAACGGCGTTGAATGCGACGATGGGGTTGGTGAAGCGCGGCGTGTTGGAGAAGTACGGCGTCAAGCTGATCGGGGCTTCGGCGGAAGCTATTCACAAAGCCGAAGACCGGGAAGCCTTTAAGCAGGCCATGGAGCGGATTGGGCTGAAGGTGCCTGAAAGCGGGACTGCGCACACCCGAGAAGAGGCGACCAAGATTCTGGAGAAAGTCGGATTCCCCGCTATTATCCGGCCTTCGTTTACGATGGGCGGGACCGGCGGCAACATTGCCTATAACCGGGAGGAATTTGAAAAGCTCATCGACTGGGCGCTGGCGATGAGCCCAACCAGTCAGGTGCTGATCGAACGCTCCTTGATCGGATGGAAAGAGTACGAGTTGGAGGTCATGCGCGATCTCAAGGACAACGTGGTCATCGTCTGTCCGATCGAAAATCTGGACCCGATGGGCGTGCATACCGGCGACAGCATCACCGTGGCGCCGGCCATGACCCTGACCGACAAGGAATATCAGCGCATGCGCAATGCGGCCTTGCGGATCATTCGCGAGATCGGCGTCGATACCGGCGGCTCGAATATTCAATTCGGGTTGAACCCCGACAACGGGGAAATGATCATTATCGAGATGAACCCGCGCGTGTCGCGGAGCTCGGCGTTGGCGTCAAAGGCCACCGGTTTTCCGATTGCGAAGATCGCCGCGAAGCTGGCAATCGGGTATACGCTGGATGAGATCAGCAACGATATTACGGGTGTGACCAAAGCGTCCTTCGAGCCGACGATCGATTATGTCGTGGTCAAGATTCCTCGCTTTGCCTTTCAGAAATTCAAAGGGGCCGATCCGACGCTGACGACACAGATGAAGTCGGTGGGCGAAGTGATGTCGATCGGCCGGACCTTCAAGGAGTCGTTGCAAAAGGCGATTCGCTCGTTGGAGCTGGATTTGAACGGTCTGGCCTCGCGGGTCGGCATCGATCGGGGAATTCCCGCCGAGTTCAATCGCGCCGAGGCGGTCGAGAAGATCCGGCGTACCCTGAAAACGCCGTTACCGGAGCGGCTCTGGTATCTGGCCGACGGGATCCGACTCGGCCTCACGAATGACGAATTGTTCGCGATTACCAAGATCGACCCCTGGTTTTTGGAGCAGATTCGTGAGCTGATCCAGTTTGAACAGGTACTGATAGGCCAGGTCGACAGCGCCGCTAAGGTGCTGTCCGGCGATCTCTTGTGGGAGGCGAAGGAGTTAGGATTCTCAGACGACCGGATCGGGCAATTGCTCGGCGTCGAGGGGGCCGTTGTTCGGAAGGCGCGCATGGGATCCGGCAAGTCCGGTAAGTCCGCCAAGCCGGCCAGGGCCGTGACGTATAAGCGCGTGGATACCTGTGCCGCGGAGTTTGAAGCCAATACGCCTTATCTCTATTCGACCTACGGCAGTGAATGTGAATCGCGCCCGTCTGATCGCACGAAGGTCGTGATTCTCGGCGGCGGTCCCAACCGGATCGGGCAGGGGATCGAGTTCGACTACTGCTGTGTGCATGCGGCGATGGCGCTGCGTGAAGAGGGTGTCGAAACGATCATGGTGAATTGCAATCCCGAAACGGTGAGCACCGACTATGATACGTCGGACCGTCTCTACTTTGAGCCGCTCACCGAGGAGGATGTGCTGAACATCATCCACCGCGAGCAACCGCTTGGGGTGGTGCTGCAATTCGGCGGGCAGACTCCGCTGAAATTGGCGTTGCCGCTCTCCAGGGCCGGGGTGAAAATTCTAGGCACGAGCCCGGAGGCCATCGATCGGGCAGAGGATCGTGAGCGGTTCCGCGATCTGTTGGACAAGCTCGGATTGCGGCAGGCCGAAAGCGGCATGGCCCGCTCCGTCGACGAAGCGGTGCGGATCGCGGGGAAGATTACCTATCCCGTCATGGTGCGTCCCTCCTATGTTTTAGGCGGGCGGTCGATGCAGATTGTGTATGACGAAACCGCTTTGCTGGAGTACATGCGTTCGGCCGTGAAGGCCTCGCCCAAACATCCGGTATTGATCGACAAGTATCTTTCGGACGCGATCGAGATCGATGCCGATGCCATTTCTGACGGGAAAACGGTGGTGGTAGCCGGTATTATGGAGCACATTGAGGAAGCCGGCGTGCACTCGGGTGATTCGGCCTGTTCACTTCCGCCCTACACGTTGGATAAGGCGCTCGTGCGTGAGATCGAGCGGCAGATGACGGCCTTGGCGTTGGAGTTAGGTGTCGTGGGTCTGATGAATGCGCAGTTCGCCGTGAAGGACCAAACGGTGTACGTGCTCGAAGTGAATCCACGGGGCTCGCGCACCGTGCCGTTCGTCAGCAAAGCCATCGGTGTTCCGCTGGCCAAGCTGGCCATGAAGGTGATGCTGGGGAAGTCGCTCCAAGACCTCGGGTTTATCACGGCGCCGCAGCCTACGCATTTATCGGTGAAGGAGGCGGTGTTTCCGTTCAATAAGTTTCCGGGAGTCGATGTGCTGTTGGGGCCGGAAATGAAATCGACGGGAGAAGTCATGGGCATCGACGGCGATTTCGGCTGGGCGTTTGCCAAGTCCCAGGCCGGAGCCGGCGCCTCTCTGCCGCAATCGGGCACCGCCTTTATCAGCGTGAAAGAATCCGATCAGCTGGCGGCGTGGGATGTGGCGAAGCGGTTGCGCACCCTCGGATTCACCCTTCAGGCCACCAGCGGCACCGCCAGTTTTTTGCGAGACAAAGGGGTTGAGGTGGAGACCGTCAATAAAGTAAAAGAGGGGCGCCCCCATATCGTGGATCACATTAAAAATGGGGCTGTTGCCGTCGTCGTGAATACGGTGCGGACGGCTTCCGCCCATACGGATTCCCTGTCGATTCGTCGGGAAGCCCTGCAGCGGGGAGTGCCCTACTATACGACGATGCGGGGAGCACTGGCGGCCGTGATGGGCATTGAAGCCCTGGCCAAGAAAGAATTGTCGATTCGATCGCTGCAAGAGTATCATCGCCCCCAGGCGTAA
- a CDS encoding M48 family metallopeptidase, whose amino-acid sequence MAQTGDHSVDQFLATPVGRRAVLALGVRGVTGIYAALGACTALGLLSSLTGCYRAPGTARDQLIFFSEEKEMEFGLGAYREVLRQATLSDNVEINELVQKVGQRIAKAANKPEYQWEFAVIQEDKMVNAFCLPGGKVAVFTGILKVTKSEEGLATVMGHEVAHALQRHGVERMSRSIIDQIAQLGAIGAAAAGHAGGGAMQGLLGAYGVNVSLPFNRKQESEADYIGLRLMAEAGFDPREAVPFWERMSGCPRQMIGKVCFRSQQAVPEFLSTHPSDLTRINQIEAWLPDAMRYYHGHNAPTAPPAAPYRPLIGPMPQLS is encoded by the coding sequence ATGGCGCAGACGGGCGATCATAGCGTAGACCAGTTTCTCGCCACGCCGGTCGGGCGGCGCGCCGTACTGGCGCTCGGGGTGCGGGGCGTGACCGGAATCTATGCGGCCCTTGGGGCCTGCACGGCCCTGGGGCTATTGTCGTCGTTGACCGGCTGTTATCGCGCGCCGGGAACGGCCCGCGATCAGCTCATTTTCTTTTCGGAAGAAAAGGAAATGGAGTTTGGGCTCGGCGCGTACCGGGAGGTCTTGCGGCAGGCGACGTTGAGCGACAATGTCGAAATCAATGAGCTGGTCCAGAAGGTCGGGCAGCGGATCGCCAAGGCCGCCAACAAGCCGGAGTATCAGTGGGAGTTTGCGGTCATTCAGGAAGACAAGATGGTGAACGCTTTTTGCCTGCCTGGTGGCAAGGTGGCGGTCTTTACGGGCATTCTCAAGGTGACGAAAAGCGAAGAAGGATTGGCGACGGTCATGGGGCATGAGGTCGCCCATGCGCTGCAGCGCCACGGAGTCGAGCGGATGAGCCGCAGCATCATCGATCAGATCGCTCAGCTGGGTGCGATCGGGGCCGCAGCGGCCGGGCATGCCGGCGGCGGCGCCATGCAGGGGTTGCTCGGCGCCTATGGCGTAAATGTCTCGCTGCCGTTCAACCGCAAGCAGGAGTCTGAAGCGGACTATATCGGACTGCGTTTGATGGCGGAGGCGGGGTTCGATCCCCGTGAAGCCGTGCCGTTTTGGGAGCGTATGAGCGGTTGTCCCCGGCAGATGATTGGGAAGGTGTGCTTTCGGTCACAGCAGGCGGTTCCGGAATTTCTCTCGACGCATCCGTCGGATCTTACGCGTATCAATCAGATCGAGGCCTGGTTGCCGGATGCGATGCGATATTACCATGGGCACAATGCCCCGACGGCCCCACCGGCGGCACCCTATCGGCCGCTGATCGGTCCTATGCCGCAACTGAGCTAG
- the sppA gene encoding signal peptide peptidase SppA: protein MDRVRSFVAGVCIVGLSVLHSGCVNIQIPPPPTQLEERQVSGTGKDKILLVDVSGMISSEDKASFYTLPSMIATIKEELTRASRDESVKALVLRINTPGGTVTASDIIHHELKLFKASRKIPVIASIMDVGASGGYYIASSADRIMAHPSTVTGSIGVIMLTVNTHGLLEKVGVEATAITSGPRKDMGSPFRAMTPEERGIFQGLIDSFYQRFLTVVQEGRPNLQMEQIKKLADGRIYTGDQAKAAGLVDEIGYLEDAIEAAKKKAGLTEARVVTYHRPGDYSNNVYTKLMAPGPLSALGNLDVMSFVRGGTPQFMYLWMP from the coding sequence ATGGATAGAGTCAGGTCATTCGTCGCCGGTGTGTGCATCGTGGGCTTGAGTGTGTTGCACTCGGGCTGCGTCAATATTCAGATTCCGCCGCCGCCCACTCAGTTGGAGGAGCGGCAGGTGAGTGGAACCGGCAAGGATAAGATCTTGCTCGTGGATGTATCCGGGATGATCAGTTCGGAAGACAAGGCGAGTTTCTATACGCTTCCCAGCATGATCGCGACGATCAAGGAAGAACTGACGCGGGCCTCACGCGATGAGTCGGTCAAGGCGCTGGTGTTGCGGATCAATACGCCTGGCGGCACAGTGACGGCGTCGGATATCATTCATCATGAGCTGAAGCTGTTCAAAGCATCCCGCAAGATTCCGGTCATCGCCTCGATCATGGATGTGGGGGCCTCGGGCGGGTACTACATCGCTTCATCCGCGGACCGGATCATGGCCCATCCCTCGACGGTGACGGGGAGTATCGGCGTCATCATGCTCACGGTGAATACGCACGGACTGTTGGAGAAAGTGGGGGTTGAAGCCACCGCGATCACATCCGGTCCTCGGAAGGATATGGGGTCGCCGTTTCGCGCTATGACTCCGGAAGAACGGGGCATTTTTCAAGGGTTGATCGATTCGTTCTATCAGCGGTTCCTGACGGTTGTACAAGAGGGCAGGCCGAATCTCCAGATGGAGCAGATCAAGAAGCTGGCCGACGGCCGGATCTATACCGGCGATCAAGCGAAAGCGGCGGGACTGGTTGATGAGATCGGCTATCTGGAAGATGCTATTGAAGCGGCCAAGAAAAAAGCCGGATTGACGGAGGCGAGGGTGGTGACCTATCACCGCCCGGGCGATTATTCGAACAATGTGTACACCAAGCTCATGGCGCCCGGTCCGCTGTCGGCGCTGGGCAATCTCGACGTGATGTCGTTTGTCAGGGGCGGCACGCCGCAATTCATGTATTTGTGGATGCCGTAG
- the carA gene encoding glutamine-hydrolyzing carbamoyl-phosphate synthase small subunit: protein MKKALLALADGTVFEGRALGYTGEALGEVVFNTAMTGYQEVLTDPSYKGQIITMTCPHIGNYGVTPEDIESQKVWAEGFVVMEASRLASNWRSKECIQDYLTKAKLVAIEGLDTRALTRHLREKGSQQAVITHLSADRESAVKKAKQAPSILGRDLVAEVTSKRSYEWDKGSGEWMPDVVLGPARSERRKPWRVVAYDFGVKENILRRLVDVGCHVTVVPASTSAAEVQALKPDGVFLSNGPGDPEGVPYAMEAVRALIGRYPIFGICLGHQIIGLALGLKTYKLKFGHHGSNHPVLDIRTRKVEITSQNHNFAVQGPTLIGDVPERPVTIETALGKVSITHLSLNDQSIEGLVCLDQPVFSVQYHPEASPGPHDSAYLFEEFVQLMEKHHG, encoded by the coding sequence ATGAAGAAGGCGTTATTAGCACTGGCTGACGGCACGGTATTCGAGGGGCGCGCACTTGGCTATACAGGCGAAGCCCTTGGTGAAGTGGTGTTTAATACGGCGATGACCGGATACCAAGAGGTGTTGACGGATCCTTCCTATAAAGGCCAGATCATCACGATGACCTGTCCGCATATCGGAAACTATGGAGTGACGCCGGAGGATATCGAGTCGCAAAAAGTCTGGGCCGAAGGATTCGTGGTCATGGAGGCCAGCCGGTTGGCGAGCAACTGGCGAAGCAAGGAGTGCATTCAGGATTATCTGACCAAGGCTAAGCTTGTCGCGATCGAAGGGCTGGATACGCGCGCGCTGACACGGCATCTCCGGGAGAAGGGCTCACAGCAGGCGGTGATCACGCATCTGAGTGCCGATCGAGAGTCTGCTGTCAAGAAAGCCAAGCAGGCGCCGAGCATTCTCGGGCGCGATCTTGTTGCTGAGGTGACGTCGAAACGTTCCTATGAATGGGACAAGGGGTCGGGGGAATGGATGCCTGATGTCGTGCTAGGGCCGGCGCGATCCGAGCGACGAAAGCCCTGGCGGGTGGTGGCCTACGATTTTGGTGTGAAGGAAAATATTTTGCGGCGGCTGGTCGATGTGGGGTGCCACGTGACGGTGGTGCCGGCGTCGACGTCGGCTGCCGAGGTGCAGGCGTTGAAACCAGACGGAGTGTTTCTCTCGAACGGCCCGGGCGATCCGGAGGGCGTGCCCTATGCGATGGAAGCCGTGCGAGCCTTGATCGGTCGTTACCCGATCTTTGGCATTTGCCTCGGTCATCAAATCATCGGATTAGCCTTGGGCCTCAAGACCTACAAACTGAAATTCGGGCACCATGGGTCGAACCATCCGGTCCTCGATATCCGGACACGCAAGGTCGAGATCACTTCGCAAAATCACAATTTCGCCGTGCAGGGTCCGACTCTGATCGGTGACGTGCCGGAGCGGCCGGTGACGATCGAGACCGCGCTCGGCAAGGTGTCGATTACCCATCTGAGTCTGAACGATCAATCGATTGAAGGCCTGGTGTGCCTGGACCAGCCCGTCTTTTCCGTACAATATCATCCGGAGGCCTCACCCGGTCCGCATGATTCGGCGTATCTGTTTGAGGAGTTTGTGCAGCTCATGGAGAAACATCATGGATAG
- a CDS encoding DUF4149 domain-containing protein, which translates to MMESRASLWISRIGLTLEWVALGVWVGGLVILVTAVIPAVFNTFGGQDSGGFFLTRTFEGFNRAVLVAIVVMVAGMGWRRWVQHPVMAPTTFEMVLLGVMVLVAGIIIGVLHPQAARLQAEAFAIKDDTARKAALGAFFKLHMPVRALYMVNLCLGIVLMGVRVNHTLHTWRVSKGQA; encoded by the coding sequence ATGATGGAGTCCCGGGCGTCCTTGTGGATCTCGCGCATCGGTCTGACGCTCGAATGGGTGGCGTTGGGGGTCTGGGTCGGCGGGTTAGTGATTTTGGTGACTGCTGTGATTCCGGCGGTGTTTAATACGTTCGGAGGGCAGGATTCCGGGGGATTTTTTTTGACGAGAACATTTGAAGGGTTCAATCGAGCGGTGCTGGTGGCGATCGTCGTGATGGTCGCCGGGATGGGGTGGCGGCGGTGGGTTCAGCATCCGGTGATGGCCCCCACAACGTTTGAAATGGTTTTACTCGGTGTGATGGTGCTGGTTGCCGGGATCATCATCGGTGTTTTGCATCCCCAAGCCGCCAGGCTGCAAGCTGAGGCGTTTGCGATCAAAGATGACACGGCACGGAAGGCGGCGCTGGGAGCCTTCTTCAAGCTCCATATGCCCGTGCGCGCGCTCTATATGGTGAATCTCTGTTTGGGTATCGTCTTGATGGGTGTCCGAGTCAATCACACGTTGCACACATGGCGAGTGAGCAAGGGGCAGGCATGA
- a CDS encoding dihydroorotase, whose amino-acid sequence MAILIKGGQVIDPGRVNGAADVLIDQGKIAAVGANLKAPAGCTIIDAKGLLVLPGFVDLHVHFREPGFEYKETIQSGSAAAVAGGFTTVCAMPNTKPVNDNQAVTEFMLDRARTAGLANVLPIGAITKGSEGKELAEIGDLHRSGCVAISDDGKPVMNSLVMRRAMEYAVAFDIPVVDHCEDLHLAEGGCMNEGLISTELGLPGIPAAAEDVMVARNLSLSELTGARLHLAHISTAGSVRMVREAKARGIKVTAEACPHHFTLTEDIVRGYNTLAKMNPPLRTGEDVQAIKEGLRDGTIDVIATDHAPHATQEKQQDFTEAPFGIVGLETALSLTLALVEEGVLTLEQAVDKLATAPAIAFGLKKGTLAVGADADVAIVDPQEQWQVDPSKFKSKSRNTPFAGWKVKGRVRTTIVGGRVVFEATPAEQ is encoded by the coding sequence GTGGCGATATTGATTAAGGGCGGACAGGTCATTGATCCGGGACGCGTCAACGGTGCGGCGGATGTGTTGATCGATCAGGGAAAGATTGCGGCAGTGGGGGCGAATCTGAAGGCTCCTGCCGGCTGTACGATCATCGACGCGAAAGGGCTGCTGGTCTTGCCTGGATTTGTGGATTTGCATGTGCATTTCCGCGAGCCGGGGTTTGAGTATAAGGAAACGATTCAGAGCGGCAGCGCCGCGGCGGTGGCCGGCGGATTTACCACGGTCTGTGCCATGCCGAATACCAAGCCGGTGAACGACAATCAAGCGGTGACGGAATTCATGCTGGATCGGGCGCGCACGGCGGGGTTGGCGAATGTCTTGCCGATCGGTGCCATCACAAAAGGTTCAGAAGGCAAGGAGTTGGCGGAAATCGGCGATCTCCATCGATCCGGTTGTGTCGCGATTTCCGACGACGGCAAGCCGGTCATGAACAGCCTGGTGATGCGGCGGGCGATGGAATATGCGGTGGCCTTTGACATCCCGGTGGTGGATCACTGCGAGGATCTGCATCTTGCCGAGGGCGGTTGCATGAATGAAGGGTTGATCTCTACGGAGCTGGGGCTGCCTGGGATTCCAGCTGCGGCGGAAGATGTGATGGTCGCACGCAATCTGTCGCTGTCAGAACTCACCGGCGCGCGCTTGCATCTGGCGCATATCAGTACTGCCGGGTCGGTGCGGATGGTTCGCGAAGCGAAGGCTCGCGGGATCAAGGTAACAGCAGAGGCCTGCCCGCACCACTTTACCCTCACAGAGGATATCGTGCGCGGGTACAACACACTGGCGAAAATGAATCCGCCGTTGCGGACCGGGGAAGATGTGCAGGCGATTAAAGAGGGCTTGCGCGACGGGACGATCGATGTCATTGCCACAGACCATGCGCCGCATGCCACGCAGGAAAAGCAGCAGGACTTTACCGAGGCGCCGTTCGGCATTGTCGGGTTGGAGACGGCGCTTTCGCTGACGCTGGCTTTGGTGGAGGAAGGTGTGCTGACGTTGGAGCAGGCGGTCGATAAGCTGGCGACTGCGCCGGCGATTGCCTTCGGACTTAAGAAGGGCACATTGGCTGTCGGAGCCGATGCGGATGTGGCGATCGTCGATCCTCAGGAGCAATGGCAGGTCGATCCCAGCAAGTTTAAGTCGAAGAGCCGGAACACGCCGTTCGCCGGATGGAAGGTGAAGGGGCGGGTCAGAACGACGATTGTCGGAGGGCGGGTGGTGTTTGAAGCGACTCCGGCCGAGCAGTAG